One genomic segment of Drosophila melanogaster chromosome 3R includes these proteins:
- the CG18473 gene encoding uncharacterized protein, whose amino-acid sequence MSTVQTVLGTITPNLLGRTLTHEHVALDFEHFYRPPPPDFESELKAKISMSTLGYVRLYPYSSKENVRFYDGEALEAAKKDVLLYKKHGGGSIVENSSYGLKRNLEFIVELAKSTGVHFIAGTGHYIHAMQDASHASLTVEQMSDLYSKDIITGLQVNGKVVKCGFIGEVASVYPIHDFEKNAIKAAGEIQEVLGCGVSMHPHRVTKAPFEIMRLYLEAGGRADKCVMSHLDRTIFDIDELLEFAKLGCYIQYDLFGTECSFYQLNTSVDMISDGQRIDNLIKLIKEGLVDKLLMSHDIHTKHRLTSYGGHGYHHIHTNILPRMFDRGVTLEQVEQMTVTNPAKWLAFDP is encoded by the exons ATGTCAACCGTACAGACCG TTCTGGGCACCATTACTCCCAATCTGCTGGGTCGAACTTTGACCCACGAACATGTCGCCCTCGATTTCGAGCACTTCTATCGCCCACCGCCTCCGGATTTCGAGAGCGAACTGAAGGCGAAGATCAGCATGTCCACCCTGGGCTATGTGCGTCTATATCCGTATTCCAGCAAGGAGAATGTCCGCTTCTACGATGGAGAAGCCCTCGAGGCGGCCAAGAAGGATGTGCTGCTCTACAAGAAGCACGGTGGTGGCAGCATTGTGGAGAACAGTAGCTACGGCCTGAAACGCAATCTGGAGTTCATAGTGGAGCTGGCCAAGAGCACGGGTGTTCACTTTATTGCCGGCACCGGGCACTACATCCATGCCATGCAGGATGCCAGTCATGCCAGCCTAACCGTGGAGCAAATGAGCGACTTGTACTCCAAGGACATCATCACTGGACTGCAGGTCAATGGCAAGGTGGTCAAGTGCGGATTCATTGGCGAGGTGGCCAGCGTGTATCCCATTCATG attttGAGAAGAATGCCATCAAGGCGGCCGGTGAGATTCAGGAAGTCCTTGGCTGTGGTGTTTCTATGCATCCGCATCGTGTTACCAAGGCTCCTTTTGAGATCATGCGTCTTTACTTGGAGGCGGGTGGACGTGCCGACAAATGTGTCATGTCGCATTTGGATC GCACCATTTTCGACATCGATGAGCTGCTGGAATTCGCCAAGCTGGGCTGCTACATTCAGTACGATCTCTTTGGAACGGAGTGCTCCTTCTATCAACTGAATACCAGTGTGGATATGATCTCCGATGGCCAACGTATCGACAATCTGATAAAGCTGATTAAAGAGGGTTTGGTGGACAAGCTGCTCATGTCCCACGACATCCATACAAAACATCGATTG ACCTCCTATGGCGGTCATGGCTATCATCACATCCATACCAACATCCTGCCCAGAATGTTCGATCGCGGAGTAACTTTGGAGCAAGTGGAGCAAATGACGGTCACCAATCCTGCAAAATGGTTGGCCTTTGACCCCTAA
- the Srr gene encoding serine racemase, isoform A: MPKAAPIMKIQKCRNYKARVIVDGNDMGEAKSLAMRMSREEGLLYVNGYDHPHIMAGQGTIGLEILEQVPEPDAVVVPVGGGGLIAGIATAVKALSPKTKIIGVESEKCASFTRAMENDGPIHTPIKNTLADGLAVPKVGYNAYATAMPLIDRMVVVKEEWIAVAILRLVEEEKCVVEGAGGAGLAAILAGHLDELKGKKVVVLLCGGNIDTTVFGRCLERGLAAVGRLVKFNVEVSDRPGGINDLCALLVRVGVSIKDIMHERAWLRDVYTVEVKVVCETVDWTHSLQLKNELKKFYSKVQFSDVPLALSNDTDS; this comes from the exons ATGCCCAAGGCGGCGCCCATCATGAAGATCCAAAAGTGCCGGAACTACAAGGCACGCGTCATCGTCGACGGAAATGACATGGGCGAAGCCAAGTCCCTGGCCATGCGAATGTCCCGCGAGGAGGGACTCCTGTACGTGAATGGCTACGATCATCCGCACATTATGGCCGGCCAGGGAACTATTGGTTTGGAGATACTCGAACAGGTGCCGGAACCGGATGCAGTGGTGGTGCCAGTGGGCGGCGGTGGACTGATTGCCGGTATTGCCACAGCCGTTAAAGCTTTGTCCCCCAAAACCAAGATTATT GGTGTGGAGTCGGAGAAGTGCGCCAGCTTCACCCGGGCCATGGAAAATGATGGACCTATTCACACGCCCATCAAGAACACATTGGCTGATGGCTTGGCCGTTCCTAAAGTTGGCTATAATGCCTATGCCACCGCAATGCCGCTAATAGATCGCATGGTGGTGGTCAAGGAGGAGTGGATCGCAGTGGCTATCCTAAGATtggtggaggaggagaagtGCGTCGTCGAGGGAGCGGGTGGTGCGGGTCTGGCGGCCATTCTGGCCGGACACTTGGATGAGCTCAAGGGAAAGAA AGTTGTGGTGCTTCTGTGTGGAGGAAACATAGACACCACCGTTTTTGGACGTTGTTTGGAGCGAGGTTTGGCTGCCGTTGGACGCCTGGTTAAGTTTAATGTGGAGGTTAGCGATCGTCCTGGCGGAATCAACGATCTTTGCGCCCTGCTTGTCCGAGTAGGCGTGTCCATTAAGGACATCATGCACGAGCGAGCCTGGCTGAGGGATGTTTATACCGTGGAAGTGAAGGTCGTGTGCGAAACCGTGGACTGGACCCATAGTTTGCAGCTAAAAAACGAGCTGAAGAAGTTCTACTCGAAAGTTCAGTTCTCCGATGTTCCGCTGGCCCTGTCAAATGATACCGATTCGTAG
- the Srr gene encoding serine racemase, isoform B: MSQAVKTETPKEPNVVAAKANGGTAVNGKLEAQKRPRHVSGGVEEIIDPFCNPEKPQRISFHDVTSAAFLIRGGVERTPCPKSTSSDLYGMELYLKKDFLQYTGSFKERGARYALLSLTEEQKRTGVISASLGNHAQALCYHGWKLNIPVTVVMPKAAPIMKIQKCRNYKARVIVDGNDMGEAKSLAMRMSREEGLLYVNGYDHPHIMAGQGTIGLEILEQVPEPDAVVVPVGGGGLIAGIATAVKALSPKTKIIGVESEKCASFTRAMENDGPIHTPIKNTLADGLAVPKVGYNAYATAMPLIDRMVVVKEEWIAVAILRLVEEEKCVVEGAGGAGLAAILAGHLDELKGKKVVVLLCGGNIDTTVFGRCLERGLAAVGRLVKFNVEVSDRPGGINDLCALLVRVGVSIKDIMHERAWLRDVYTVEVKVVCETVDWTHSLQLKNELKKFYSKVQFSDVPLALSNDTDS; the protein is encoded by the exons atgtCCCAGGCAGTGAAAACGGAAACGCCCAAGGAACCAAATGTTGTGGCTGCCAAAGCCAATGGCGGCACCGCTGTCAATGGAAAGTTGGAAGCCCAGAAGAGACCCCGGCATGTTTCTGGTGGTGTGGAGGAAATCATCGATCCCTTTTGCAATCCGGAGAAACCGCAACGCATATCCTTCCATGACGTCACATCCGCTGCCTTTCTCATCCGCGGTGGCGTGGAACGCACTCCTTGTCCG AAATCCACATCATCGGATCTATATGGCATGGAGTTATATCTGAAAAAGGATTTCCTACAATATACAGGCAG CTTCAAGGAGCGTGGCGCACGCTATGCCTTGCTATCATTGACCGAGGAACAGAAGCGAACCGGAGTGATCAGTGCCTCCTTGGGTAATCACGCCCAGGCCCTGTGCTATCATGGCTGGAAACTCAATATACCAGTGACCGTGGTGATGCCCAAGGCGGCGCCCATCATGAAGATCCAAAAGTGCCGGAACTACAAGGCACGCGTCATCGTCGACGGAAATGACATGGGCGAAGCCAAGTCCCTGGCCATGCGAATGTCCCGCGAGGAGGGACTCCTGTACGTGAATGGCTACGATCATCCGCACATTATGGCCGGCCAGGGAACTATTGGTTTGGAGATACTCGAACAGGTGCCGGAACCGGATGCAGTGGTGGTGCCAGTGGGCGGCGGTGGACTGATTGCCGGTATTGCCACAGCCGTTAAAGCTTTGTCCCCCAAAACCAAGATTATT GGTGTGGAGTCGGAGAAGTGCGCCAGCTTCACCCGGGCCATGGAAAATGATGGACCTATTCACACGCCCATCAAGAACACATTGGCTGATGGCTTGGCCGTTCCTAAAGTTGGCTATAATGCCTATGCCACCGCAATGCCGCTAATAGATCGCATGGTGGTGGTCAAGGAGGAGTGGATCGCAGTGGCTATCCTAAGATtggtggaggaggagaagtGCGTCGTCGAGGGAGCGGGTGGTGCGGGTCTGGCGGCCATTCTGGCCGGACACTTGGATGAGCTCAAGGGAAAGAA AGTTGTGGTGCTTCTGTGTGGAGGAAACATAGACACCACCGTTTTTGGACGTTGTTTGGAGCGAGGTTTGGCTGCCGTTGGACGCCTGGTTAAGTTTAATGTGGAGGTTAGCGATCGTCCTGGCGGAATCAACGATCTTTGCGCCCTGCTTGTCCGAGTAGGCGTGTCCATTAAGGACATCATGCACGAGCGAGCCTGGCTGAGGGATGTTTATACCGTGGAAGTGAAGGTCGTGTGCGAAACCGTGGACTGGACCCATAGTTTGCAGCTAAAAAACGAGCTGAAGAAGTTCTACTCGAAAGTTCAGTTCTCCGATGTTCCGCTGGCCCTGTCAAATGATACCGATTCGTAG